The following are from one region of the Qipengyuania flava genome:
- a CDS encoding PQQ-dependent sugar dehydrogenase yields MSILKKLGIALLVILLIVLVAGYFLTRGDTADVAFDETVGTDPTLDEPAEESFPTVAIAEPVGWEADEVPVAAEGLAVTRFAEGLDHPRTLQALPNGDILVALTQSPRIESGESNWIRDLVAGFLFRKAGAGGESANQLVLLRDEDGDGAAETRLVLRDDLDSPSGIAWGDGTLYVANHDEVLAFDYELGADTVAGEGRKIADLAEGTGHWMRNLELHPDGDRLYAAVGSKSNIGEDGMEIEEGRALIWEINLETGRQRVYGGGLRNANGMAFSPWSGELWTTVNERDMLGSDLVPDYLTNVPVGSHYGWPWVYYGDNFDRRVKHPIPQFINYVRTPEYALGPHVAALGLVFSKEGAKMGENFASGAFVAQHGSWNRKPPSGYDVVYVAFDERGNPTGKPVPVLTGFLKDDGTTRGRPTWVEWAGDGALLVSDDTAGIIWRVIAPGAEGQAAIGRNTGDRLQPQRELRGGEARFREEDYARRVTAE; encoded by the coding sequence ATGAGCATTCTCAAGAAGCTGGGCATCGCGCTCCTCGTCATCCTGCTGATCGTTCTGGTGGCAGGCTATTTCCTCACCCGCGGCGACACCGCCGATGTGGCCTTCGACGAAACCGTCGGCACCGATCCGACACTCGACGAACCGGCGGAGGAAAGCTTCCCGACCGTCGCCATTGCGGAGCCGGTCGGCTGGGAGGCGGACGAAGTTCCGGTCGCGGCAGAGGGCCTTGCCGTCACGCGCTTTGCCGAAGGGCTCGACCACCCGCGTACGCTGCAGGCGCTGCCCAACGGCGATATCCTGGTTGCGCTGACGCAGTCGCCCAGGATCGAGAGCGGCGAAAGCAACTGGATCCGCGATCTTGTCGCGGGCTTCCTGTTCCGCAAGGCCGGCGCCGGGGGAGAGAGCGCCAACCAGCTCGTTCTGCTGCGCGACGAAGACGGTGACGGTGCAGCCGAAACGCGCCTGGTCCTGCGCGACGATCTCGATTCCCCCTCGGGCATCGCCTGGGGCGATGGGACGCTGTACGTGGCCAATCACGACGAAGTCCTCGCCTTCGATTACGAACTCGGCGCGGATACGGTTGCCGGCGAGGGGCGCAAGATTGCCGACCTCGCCGAAGGCACCGGCCACTGGATGCGCAACCTCGAGCTGCACCCGGATGGCGACCGCCTCTACGCCGCTGTTGGTTCCAAATCGAACATCGGCGAAGACGGGATGGAGATCGAAGAAGGGCGCGCGCTCATCTGGGAGATCAATCTCGAAACCGGTCGCCAGCGCGTGTACGGCGGCGGCCTGCGCAACGCCAACGGCATGGCCTTCAGCCCCTGGTCGGGCGAGCTGTGGACCACGGTCAACGAGCGCGACATGCTCGGTTCGGACCTCGTCCCCGATTACCTCACCAACGTGCCGGTCGGCTCGCACTACGGCTGGCCCTGGGTCTATTACGGCGACAATTTCGACCGCCGCGTGAAGCACCCGATCCCGCAGTTCATCAATTATGTCCGCACGCCCGAATACGCACTCGGCCCGCATGTTGCCGCGCTCGGCCTTGTGTTTAGTAAGGAAGGCGCGAAAATGGGCGAGAACTTCGCCAGCGGCGCCTTTGTCGCGCAGCACGGCTCGTGGAACCGCAAGCCGCCTTCGGGCTACGATGTGGTCTATGTCGCTTTCGACGAACGCGGCAACCCGACCGGCAAGCCGGTTCCGGTCCTGACCGGCTTCCTCAAGGACGACGGCACGACGCGCGGACGCCCGACCTGGGTCGAGTGGGCCGGTGATGGCGCGCTGCTCGTCTCCGACGACACCGCCGGGATCATCTGGCGCGTGATCGCTCCGGGCGCAGAAGGGCAGGCGGCGATCGGCCGCAACACCGGCGATCGGCTCCAACCGCAGCGCGAACTGCGCGGCGGGGAAGCCCGTTTCCGCGAGGAAGATTACGCCCGGCGGGTGACCGCCGAGTAG
- a CDS encoding GAF domain-containing protein, which translates to MFDFRPDEGTPKPEAYRQLLDAAEALTSGEPDGVANMANIAALLWDFLPDLNWSGFYRVVDGELVLGPFMGRPACIRIPMGQGVCGVAAADAATQLVEDVHAFPGHIACDAVTNSELVVPVLRDGAVVAVIDLDSPSKARFDAEDAAGIEALAAVLAERI; encoded by the coding sequence ATGTTCGATTTCCGACCCGACGAAGGCACACCCAAGCCCGAAGCCTATCGCCAGCTGCTGGATGCGGCCGAGGCGCTTACCTCCGGCGAGCCCGATGGTGTGGCCAACATGGCCAATATCGCCGCGCTGCTATGGGACTTCCTCCCCGATCTCAACTGGTCGGGCTTCTACCGCGTAGTGGACGGCGAGCTGGTGCTCGGCCCGTTCATGGGACGTCCGGCCTGCATCCGGATCCCGATGGGTCAGGGTGTGTGCGGTGTGGCTGCGGCGGATGCGGCAACCCAGCTGGTAGAGGACGTGCACGCCTTCCCGGGGCATATCGCGTGCGACGCGGTGACCAATTCGGAACTTGTCGTGCCGGTGCTGCGCGATGGGGCGGTCGTCGCCGTGATCGATCTCGACAGTCCGAGCAAGGCGCGATTCGATGCGGAGGACGCGGCAGGGATCGAAGCGCTCGCAGCAGTGCTTGCAGAACGAATCTGA
- a CDS encoding fimbria/pilus outer membrane usher protein codes for MSRSLPPAAKPLFAAGLVAASALAAPAVLHAQASDPFAIDRDLTFSAALEAEKQGPGLSVIYVDGLEQKRMVELKWIDGELAILAESAETAGIPIEPGATGFIKLSQLEIANFEFDRVTQRLMVKKFRRGDGPNDVNVARRNYEPGERAPLLAGIVNYNLTASVSGGKTQVGAYVAPRVSYGNFNLGSAFTYRSNPGPDRPEVVRLDTTATLAIPEKALVARAGDVITTGSDAQRAVRVGGIQIGTDYGLRPDIITNPLPQFAGQVAVPTSVDLIVNDRRFQTSEIEAGDFRVHNIPMAAGRGEVSVVLKDELGQEVIQTAQVYIAPDMLEKGRMEWGATMGWVRRRYGTISNDYRDLVGTFFVRRGLSKSLSVGVSGEVGNGVWNVGAQAQATIANVAMTYGEVRYSRTSQESGVLFRGGVESMGRGVSARIEAVVPSSGYRDIAAQSGDGRVPRQLIGSVDFDLAQTTRFQISATRVTRPAEPLIGRIGDTTTVLRASARHELNKRMTLTGDVSYRRAQGRGELVAGINLNIRFGPRSSASASIRHSRDEKIGGQVSYFRPDTEVGEVGYAAHAKFGANERVSGTVAYRAPFARFAADAEYTAGNLAARGRVEGSLIVADNRVFARDRASDAYALVRTGNVGGVTVTHEHREVGKSDKGGRLLVTRVTPLVPMKFDVAPDKLPSEAVARSTFRRMQAPRGGVVLVDMDIEAYRSVLMRVVDEAGEPLDVGSTIVSLPSGREYMVAFDGLVDFNGLSNDTAIALGADTGKGCQTALPEFDLDSFDMPEVVARCTSRTIALKD; via the coding sequence GTGTCCCGGTCCCTGCCACCTGCGGCTAAGCCCCTTTTTGCAGCCGGACTGGTTGCAGCCAGCGCTCTTGCAGCGCCCGCCGTCCTGCACGCGCAGGCGAGCGACCCTTTCGCGATCGACCGCGACCTTACCTTCAGCGCGGCCCTCGAAGCCGAGAAGCAGGGCCCTGGCCTGAGCGTCATCTATGTCGATGGCCTCGAGCAGAAGCGCATGGTCGAGCTAAAATGGATCGATGGCGAGCTCGCCATCCTTGCCGAATCCGCCGAGACCGCCGGCATTCCGATCGAACCCGGTGCAACCGGATTCATCAAGCTGAGCCAGCTTGAAATCGCCAATTTCGAGTTCGACCGCGTGACCCAGCGCCTGATGGTGAAGAAGTTTCGCCGTGGCGATGGTCCGAACGACGTAAATGTTGCGCGGCGCAACTATGAGCCCGGCGAACGGGCTCCCCTCCTTGCCGGCATCGTCAATTACAACCTTACTGCGAGTGTATCGGGCGGAAAGACCCAGGTCGGCGCCTATGTTGCGCCGCGGGTGAGCTACGGCAACTTCAACCTCGGCAGTGCCTTTACCTATCGCTCGAATCCGGGCCCGGATCGGCCGGAAGTCGTGCGTCTGGATACCACTGCGACGCTCGCTATCCCCGAAAAGGCCCTTGTGGCCCGCGCAGGCGACGTGATCACTACCGGCAGTGACGCCCAGCGCGCCGTGCGCGTCGGCGGGATCCAGATCGGCACCGATTACGGCCTGCGCCCCGATATTATCACCAATCCCCTGCCGCAATTCGCCGGCCAGGTGGCTGTTCCAACCTCGGTCGACCTCATCGTCAACGATCGCCGCTTCCAGACCTCGGAAATCGAGGCTGGCGACTTCCGCGTCCACAACATCCCCATGGCCGCCGGTCGCGGGGAGGTCTCGGTGGTGCTGAAGGACGAGCTGGGACAGGAAGTGATCCAGACCGCGCAGGTCTATATCGCGCCAGACATGCTCGAGAAGGGCCGAATGGAATGGGGGGCCACCATGGGGTGGGTCCGACGAAGGTACGGGACCATAAGCAACGACTACCGCGACCTGGTAGGGACGTTCTTTGTACGGAGAGGGCTTTCTAAGTCGCTCTCCGTAGGCGTTTCTGGGGAGGTCGGAAACGGCGTTTGGAACGTTGGTGCCCAAGCGCAGGCTACTATCGCCAATGTGGCCATGACCTACGGTGAAGTGCGGTATAGTCGTACCTCACAAGAGTCGGGCGTGTTGTTCCGCGGTGGTGTGGAGTCGATGGGTCGTGGTGTGTCGGCCCGGATCGAGGCGGTCGTGCCCAGTTCTGGTTATCGCGACATCGCCGCGCAATCCGGCGATGGCCGTGTCCCGCGCCAGCTGATCGGCTCGGTCGACTTCGACCTTGCCCAGACGACGCGTTTCCAAATCTCGGCAACGCGGGTCACCCGGCCGGCCGAACCGCTTATCGGGCGTATCGGTGATACGACCACGGTCTTGCGCGCCTCGGCACGGCACGAGCTGAACAAGCGCATGACGCTGACCGGCGATGTAAGCTATCGCCGCGCGCAGGGTCGCGGTGAGCTCGTTGCCGGCATCAACCTCAACATCCGCTTCGGCCCGCGCAGCTCGGCCAGCGCATCGATCCGCCACAGCCGCGACGAGAAGATCGGCGGCCAGGTCAGCTATTTCCGCCCCGACACCGAAGTCGGCGAAGTCGGCTACGCCGCTCATGCCAAGTTCGGTGCGAACGAGCGTGTCTCCGGAACAGTCGCCTACCGCGCACCCTTCGCCCGTTTCGCAGCCGATGCCGAATACACCGCCGGTAACCTCGCAGCGCGCGGCCGGGTCGAAGGCTCGCTCATCGTCGCCGACAACCGCGTTTTCGCTCGCGACCGCGCCTCCGATGCCTACGCCCTCGTGCGCACGGGCAACGTCGGCGGCGTGACGGTGACTCATGAACACCGTGAGGTGGGCAAGTCGGACAAGGGTGGCCGCCTTCTCGTCACCCGTGTCACCCCGCTGGTCCCGATGAAGTTCGATGTCGCACCCGACAAGCTTCCCTCCGAAGCCGTTGCACGTTCGACCTTCCGCCGCATGCAGGCGCCGCGCGGCGGCGTGGTGCTCGTCGACATGGACATCGAAGCCTATCGCTCGGTGCTGATGCGCGTGGTCGACGAGGCGGGCGAACCGCTCGATGTCGGCAGCACGATCGTCTCGCTCCCCTCGGGCCGCGAATACATGGTCGCCTTCGATGGGCTCGTCGATTTCAACGGTCTTTCGAACGATACCGCCATCGCACTGGGTGCGGACACCGGAAAGGGCTGCCAGACCGCGCTGCCGGAGTTCGACCTCGACAGCTTCGACATGCCCGAGGTGGTGGCGCGGTGCACCAGCCGGACGATTGCCCTGAAGGACTAA
- a CDS encoding acyl-CoA dehydrogenase yields MTYTPATQDQLLAIRVNAGIKELAKAEKFAAAEPDMVEAIVGGIGEFAAGEWAPLNRIGDLEGAKLENGVVRLPEGFEEAYHGYVEQGWNAISGPVEFGGQGLPFTLSCNVLENLGTANMAFNLLPMLSVGAIESLEHHGSKELQEKYLPKLVSGEWSGTMNLTEPQAGSDVGALRSTAEPITEGEHAGKYKIKGQKIYITWGEHELAKNIIHLVLARLPDAPEGSRGISLFIVPKYHVKDDGSLGARNDLRCVSIEHKLGINASPTCVMSYGDNDECIGELVGAENRGLMAMFTMMNNARINVGNQGVQIGERATQQALYYAQERIQSARAGSPDKAPVSIVEHPDVRRMLLRMKALTEGARALLYYTAGQVDRGTLGDAAGGARGEVLTPLIKAWGTDIGIEVASLGVQVHGGMGFVEETGAAQHWRDSRIAPIYEGTNGIQAADLVTRKLGLDGGEALSGLIADVARAAKDEPKLAALAADCEAVANWMREEASLDDRLAGSVPFCTMFAVAVAGWQLMRQLEAVEAGEAPALAATKAASVRFFLDRIVPEASGLKAAATAGAEPLYALSAEQLVG; encoded by the coding sequence GTGACCTACACCCCCGCCACCCAGGACCAGCTGCTCGCAATCCGCGTAAACGCCGGGATCAAGGAGCTCGCCAAGGCCGAGAAATTCGCCGCGGCCGAGCCCGACATGGTCGAGGCCATCGTGGGCGGGATCGGCGAATTCGCCGCCGGGGAATGGGCGCCGCTGAACCGCATCGGCGATCTGGAAGGCGCCAAGCTCGAGAACGGCGTGGTGCGCCTGCCCGAAGGGTTCGAGGAAGCCTATCACGGCTATGTCGAGCAGGGCTGGAACGCGATCTCTGGTCCCGTGGAGTTCGGCGGCCAGGGCCTTCCGTTCACGCTTTCGTGCAACGTGCTGGAAAACCTCGGCACGGCGAACATGGCTTTCAACCTCCTGCCGATGCTGAGCGTGGGCGCGATCGAATCGCTCGAACACCACGGCTCTAAGGAGCTGCAGGAGAAGTACCTGCCTAAGCTCGTAAGCGGCGAATGGTCGGGCACCATGAATCTCACCGAGCCGCAGGCCGGTTCCGATGTCGGCGCACTGCGCTCGACCGCAGAGCCGATCACCGAGGGCGAGCATGCGGGCAAGTACAAGATCAAGGGCCAGAAGATCTACATCACCTGGGGTGAGCACGAGCTGGCCAAGAACATCATCCACCTGGTGCTCGCGCGCCTGCCCGATGCGCCGGAAGGCAGCCGCGGTATCTCGCTCTTCATCGTGCCCAAGTACCATGTGAAGGACGACGGCTCGCTCGGCGCGCGCAACGACCTGCGCTGCGTCAGCATCGAGCACAAGCTCGGCATCAACGCCTCGCCCACCTGCGTGATGAGCTATGGCGACAACGATGAATGCATCGGCGAGCTGGTCGGCGCGGAGAACCGCGGGCTGATGGCCATGTTCACGATGATGAACAACGCGCGCATCAACGTTGGCAACCAGGGTGTGCAGATCGGCGAGCGCGCGACGCAGCAGGCGCTCTATTACGCGCAAGAACGCATCCAGTCGGCCCGCGCCGGTTCGCCCGACAAGGCGCCGGTCTCGATCGTCGAGCACCCCGATGTGCGCCGCATGCTGCTGCGCATGAAGGCGCTAACCGAGGGCGCACGCGCCCTGCTCTATTACACCGCCGGCCAGGTCGATCGCGGCACGCTGGGCGATGCCGCCGGCGGCGCGCGAGGCGAAGTGCTCACCCCGCTGATCAAGGCATGGGGCACCGATATCGGCATCGAAGTCGCCAGCCTCGGGGTACAGGTCCATGGCGGCATGGGCTTCGTCGAAGAAACCGGTGCGGCCCAGCACTGGCGCGATTCGCGTATTGCCCCGATCTACGAAGGCACCAACGGCATCCAGGCCGCGGACCTCGTCACACGCAAGCTGGGCCTCGATGGCGGGGAGGCGCTGTCGGGCCTCATCGCTGACGTGGCCCGCGCCGCCAAGGACGAGCCCAAGCTCGCCGCGCTGGCCGCCGATTGCGAGGCGGTTGCGAACTGGATGCGCGAAGAGGCCAGCCTTGACGATCGGCTCGCCGGATCGGTGCCGTTCTGCACCATGTTCGCCGTGGCGGTCGCCGGGTGGCAGCTGATGCGCCAGCTCGAGGCGGTGGAAGCGGGCGAAGCCCCCGCGCTCGCCGCCACGAAGGCGGCCAGCGTGCGCTTCTTCCTCGACCGGATTGTGCCGGAAGCCTCGGGCCTGAAGGCGGCCGCTACCGCCGGGGCCGAACCGCTCTACGCGCTTTCGGCAGAACAGCTGGTCGGCTGA
- a CDS encoding glycine zipper 2TM domain-containing protein, with translation MIIRTALALTASSLALHPGLALAQGAISYETGQYEYAQPLPQLDNDVVTETVEQVVASEEPVGAARVIETRRAPTPVFVSKPTIQPIDPSAPEYYTYVDAPEEPVAMPASRAIPERQPATVPVEAAQPTYVYVRQPPQIIYVHQAPVAYAPAPTGASRVIYRQQPGTVQTAQPVHYGYGYQGGATYLPAGGQVVAFDRNSWLQECRSRLDTYENESDRGEILGGLIGGVAGGVLGNRIAGRGNRTAGTLIGAGAGAILGSVAGGAIEDRQRRRSDSYGQCEAYLDDYMQQATASAGTTQYTQPGQYMLVPVTVEVPQRAVYRTRR, from the coding sequence ATGATCATTCGTACCGCCCTCGCCCTCACCGCCTCCAGCCTGGCCCTTCATCCGGGTCTCGCGCTTGCGCAAGGTGCCATCTCCTACGAGACCGGCCAGTACGAATACGCCCAGCCGCTGCCGCAGCTCGATAACGATGTAGTGACCGAGACGGTCGAACAGGTCGTTGCAAGCGAGGAGCCGGTCGGCGCAGCGCGCGTGATCGAGACCCGGCGGGCTCCGACGCCGGTGTTCGTCAGCAAGCCGACGATCCAGCCGATCGATCCCTCGGCGCCCGAGTACTACACCTATGTCGACGCACCGGAGGAGCCGGTAGCCATGCCAGCGAGCCGGGCCATCCCGGAGCGTCAGCCCGCCACCGTCCCGGTTGAGGCGGCCCAGCCGACCTATGTCTATGTGCGTCAGCCGCCGCAGATCATCTATGTCCATCAGGCTCCGGTGGCTTACGCGCCCGCGCCCACCGGTGCGTCGCGCGTCATCTATCGCCAGCAGCCGGGAACGGTGCAGACGGCACAACCGGTCCACTATGGCTACGGCTACCAGGGTGGAGCGACCTACCTTCCCGCCGGAGGGCAGGTCGTGGCCTTTGATCGCAACTCCTGGCTGCAGGAGTGCCGTTCGCGGCTCGACACTTATGAGAACGAAAGCGACCGGGGCGAGATCCTCGGCGGGCTGATCGGCGGCGTTGCCGGCGGCGTGCTCGGAAATCGTATTGCCGGGAGGGGCAACCGCACCGCGGGCACGCTCATCGGCGCGGGCGCGGGCGCTATCCTCGGCTCGGTCGCCGGTGGCGCGATCGAGGATCGGCAGCGCCGGCGGAGCGACAGTTACGGTCAGTGCGAAGCCTATCTCGACGACTATATGCAGCAGGCTACGGCAAGCGCCGGAACCACGCAGTATACGCAGCCTGGCCAGTACATGCTGGTTCCGGTGACGGTGGAAGTACCGCAGCGGGCGGTCTACCGCACGCGCCGCTAG